One Vitis riparia cultivar Riparia Gloire de Montpellier isolate 1030 chromosome 4, EGFV_Vit.rip_1.0, whole genome shotgun sequence genomic window carries:
- the LOC117913586 gene encoding uncharacterized protein LOC117913586 yields the protein MEMEMERPSSMSLRVIQQAKEELEMLEAQHPNRFHSLKLDLKSFIFLHSQNLFLNSNCNSNTSSSSPSSSQCPHHKMPSATTQASSNSSRKRKRGIFDDEESNQKFQRVDGDRVDVVLKRAEVCLQKIQDLKTNFFCS from the exons atggaaatggaaatggagaGGCCATCATCAATGTCACTGAGGGTGATACAGCAGGCCAAAGAGGAGTTAGAGATGCTTGAAGCTCAGCATCCCAATAGATTCCATTCCCTCAAGCTTGACCTCAAGTCCTTCATCTTCCTTCATTCCCAAAACCTCTTCCTCAACAGCAACTGCAACAGCAACACCTCTTCTtcatctccttcttcttctcaaTGCCCACACCACAAAATGCCCTCTGCCACCACACAAg CATCAAGCAACAGTAgcaggaagaggaagagaggcATTTTTGATGACGAAGAATCTAATCAGAAATTTCAAAGGGTTGATGGAGATAGGGTTGATGTGGTTCTCAAGAGAGCTGAAGTCTGCCTCCAAAAGATTCAGGACTTGAAAACCAACTTCTTCTGCAGTTGA